The Ramlibacter algicola genome segment GCCCCGCTGTACACGCTGACCAAGACGTTCCTGAACGACGCCGTGCCTGCCACCGTGATGGTGAACCTGCCCTGGAACGCGGCGGGTCCCAAGACGATCGCCGCCCTCGACCCGAATGGCGCCTTCGCGGGTGCGCAGTCGGCACTGGAGCTGGACTGGGTGCAGAACCCGGCCGCGCAGCAGATGCTCAACGTCGGCGCGACGATCGACGGCGTCGGCAGCTATGGGCCGAACGTGGCCATCGCCCCCGGCGCGACGTCCGCGACCCTCACGTATGCCGTGCCTGCCATGACGGTCGGCAATCCGCCCACGCGCCAGGTGAAGTTCAACTACCGCACGACGGACGGCACCTCCAAGTCGTCGGTCTTCCAGTGGAACTGACCGCGTAGGCGATCCGGCGGCGACGCCGGACAGCCGATCGGGCGCCGTGCCCCCCGGGGGGCACGGCGCCCTTTTTCATTCCACGGCCCCTCCCCGACAATGCCGCCATGAGCGCACCGTCCGCCGAACTCGCCACCATCGACGTCCTGCCGGGCGCCGCGTTCGACAGCCAGTCCGGCCTGCAGCAGCTGCGTCCACGCATCTACGGTGCGTTGCATCGTGCCGAGGCGCCGCGCGGCGTGGCCGCGCTCGTGATGCACCCGACGAGCAACTTCATGGGGCACTACCTGCTGCAGCCATTGGCCGCGCGCGGCGTCGCCTGCCTCGGGCTGAACTCGCGCTACGCGGGCAACGACACGCTGCTGCTGATGGAGCGCGTGCTGCAGGACTTGGGCGGCGGCGTGCGGTTCCTTCGCGACCAGGGCTACGAGCGCATCGTGCTCGTCGGCAACTCCGGCGGTGCCGCGCTCGCGGCCTTCTACCAGGCGCAGGCCGAGCACATGGACATCGACACGCTGCCGGGCGGCGAGCCTGCCGGCCTCTCACCGCAGGACTTGCCGCCGGTGCAGGGCCTGGCGCTGTGCGCCGCGCACGAGGGCCGCCCGCACCTGATGCGGCACTGGATCGACCCGTCGGTGTTCGACGAGGACGACCCGATCTCGGCCAACTTCGACCTGGACAT includes the following:
- a CDS encoding alpha/beta hydrolase; this translates as MSAPSAELATIDVLPGAAFDSQSGLQQLRPRIYGALHRAEAPRGVAALVMHPTSNFMGHYLLQPLAARGVACLGLNSRYAGNDTLLLMERVLQDLGGGVRFLRDQGYERIVLVGNSGGAALAAFYQAQAEHMDIDTLPGGEPAGLSPQDLPPVQGLALCAAHEGRPHLMRHWIDPSVFDEDDPISANFDLDMYDERNGPPYAPAFLERYRAAQLARLGRIETWVRERLALLRRVKVPGAPRDQVFVIHRTHADPRFLDLALDANDRAVGSVWAAGAQGARAVNAAASQMGRVTSLAAFLSQWSTSSRADGPANLARTSVPVLLHTYTADQSTFPSTRDAWLAAGGDRIRNVDVRGGTHYLAGQPELVAQVADEMAEWMRAL